In Streptomyces sp. NBC_01426, one genomic interval encodes:
- the cynS gene encoding cyanase: MVHAQFDNTARQALANKAVDAKIHKDLSWQRIADVAGLSVAFVTAAVLGQHPLPTASAEAVAELLGLDAEDTLLLQTIPTRGSLPGGVPTDPTIYRFHEMLQVYGTTLKALVHEQLGDGIISAINFKLDVRKVADPDGGERAIITLDGKYLPTRPF, from the coding sequence ATGGTGCACGCCCAGTTCGACAACACCGCTCGTCAGGCCCTGGCCAACAAGGCCGTTGACGCCAAGATCCACAAGGACCTGTCCTGGCAGCGGATCGCCGACGTTGCCGGCCTGTCGGTCGCCTTCGTCACCGCCGCCGTCCTCGGCCAGCACCCCTTGCCCACGGCTTCGGCCGAGGCCGTGGCCGAGCTTCTCGGCCTGGACGCCGAGGACACGCTGCTGCTGCAGACCATCCCGACCCGGGGCTCGCTCCCGGGTGGTGTCCCCACCGACCCGACGATCTACCGATTCCACGAGATGCTCCAGGTCTACGGCACCACGCTCAAGGCCCTGGTCCACGAGCAGCTCGGTGACGGCATCATTTCCGCGATCAACTTCAAGCTGGACGTGCGGAAGGTCGCCGATCCCGATGGCGGCGAGCGCGCGATCATCACCCTGGACGGCAAGTACCTTCCGACCAGGCCCTTCTGA
- a CDS encoding carbonic anhydrase: MHDLTEGVTRFRRDVYPARAGLFAELASTHRPRTLFIGCSDARVVPELITQSEPGDLFVIRTAGNLVPAYAPGPDGVAASVEYAVAVLNVSEIVVCGHSACGAMTALAEGHDLSGAPAIADWLRHADASRARTGAEAGARTVDALVRENVRAQMANLATHPSVARALAAKTVTLHGWVFDIPTGAVVELDATGRAAALTA; this comes from the coding sequence ATGCACGACCTCACAGAAGGCGTCACGCGGTTCCGGCGCGATGTGTACCCGGCCAGGGCGGGCCTCTTCGCCGAGCTCGCCTCGACCCACCGGCCGAGGACGTTGTTCATCGGCTGCTCCGACGCCCGGGTCGTGCCGGAGCTGATCACCCAGAGCGAGCCGGGCGATCTTTTCGTCATCCGGACCGCCGGGAACCTCGTCCCCGCCTACGCTCCCGGCCCGGACGGGGTCGCGGCCAGTGTCGAGTACGCCGTGGCCGTCCTGAACGTCTCCGAGATCGTTGTCTGCGGCCACTCCGCCTGCGGGGCGATGACCGCGCTCGCCGAGGGCCACGACCTGAGCGGCGCGCCCGCCATCGCCGACTGGTTGCGCCACGCGGACGCCTCCCGGGCCCGTACCGGCGCCGAGGCCGGGGCACGGACGGTGGATGCGTTGGTGCGGGAGAACGTGCGCGCCCAGATGGCGAACCTGGCCACCCACCCCTCGGTGGCCCGCGCCCTGGCCGCGAAGACGGTCACCTTGCACGGCTGGGTCTTCGACATACCCACGGGGGCCGTCGTGGAACTCGACGCCACCGGCCGAGCGGCCGCCCTCACCGCCTGA
- a CDS encoding isocitrate lyase/PEP mutase family protein has protein sequence MSYGNTLREAIAEPGTTPLIGVYDMYSASVAAGHYDGMFVSGFGFAASYYGLPDIGFIAWPDMMAFVQRLRGAFPRHHLLVDIDDGYVDPEVACHVVEGLERIGASGVILEDQKRPRRCGHADGKQVLPLEEYLEKLHMVLATRKDLVVVARTDATEEADILRRAEALAATEADVVLVDGVRSVEWIERIREVVGDKPLLFNQIAGGKSPRLSLSELGDLGIDVAIYSTPCLFAAHRAMDTALAELRLSDGRLPAADEGQEIGVTESTRLLAKNITRHHALPAAREGAGV, from the coding sequence ATGAGTTACGGAAACACGCTGCGCGAAGCGATCGCCGAGCCGGGCACGACCCCGCTGATCGGCGTGTACGACATGTACTCCGCGTCGGTCGCGGCCGGGCACTACGACGGCATGTTCGTGTCCGGGTTCGGCTTCGCGGCCTCCTACTACGGCCTGCCCGACATCGGCTTCATCGCGTGGCCCGACATGATGGCCTTCGTCCAGCGGCTGCGCGGCGCCTTCCCCCGCCACCACCTGCTGGTCGACATCGACGACGGCTACGTCGATCCCGAGGTCGCCTGCCACGTCGTCGAGGGACTGGAGCGGATCGGCGCCTCCGGCGTCATCCTCGAAGACCAGAAGCGGCCCCGCCGGTGCGGCCACGCGGACGGCAAGCAGGTCCTGCCGTTGGAGGAGTACCTGGAGAAGCTCCACATGGTGCTCGCCACGCGCAAGGACCTGGTCGTCGTCGCCCGCACCGACGCGACGGAGGAGGCCGACATCCTCCGCCGTGCGGAGGCACTGGCCGCGACCGAGGCCGATGTGGTGCTGGTCGACGGGGTTCGCAGTGTGGAGTGGATCGAGCGGATCCGCGAAGTCGTCGGCGACAAGCCGCTGTTGTTCAACCAGATCGCCGGTGGCAAGTCCCCCCGCCTTTCGCTGAGCGAGCTGGGCGATCTCGGCATCGACGTGGCGATCTACAGCACGCCGTGCCTGTTCGCCGCACACCGGGCCATGGACACCGCCCTCGCCGAGCTCCGACTCTCCGACGGACGCCTGCCCGCAGCCGACGAAGGCCAGGAGATCGGGGTCACCGAGTCCACCCGCCTCCTCGCGAAGAACATCACCCGCCACCACGCCCTGCCCGCGGCCCGCGAAGGTGCCGGCGTGTGA
- a CDS encoding potassium channel family protein: MNENADGHRRQLLLAGVRSLGAVALLTAAYYLLPMESAFTTTTVLVLVGGIAAVAALLVWQIQTIARSRWPGLKAMEGMAITIPLFVLMYAAACFLMEHSAPGSFSEPLTRTDALYFAMTVFSTVGFGDISARSEPARLLTTGQIAVDLLLLGVAARLLANAVQRGRLRRDRSAGLDEGDGMPPSP; the protein is encoded by the coding sequence GAACGCGGATGGTCACCGCCGGCAACTGTTGTTGGCCGGCGTGCGCTCGCTGGGCGCGGTTGCACTCCTGACGGCGGCCTACTACCTGCTGCCCATGGAGTCGGCGTTCACGACCACCACCGTGCTCGTGCTCGTCGGTGGCATCGCCGCGGTGGCGGCGCTCCTGGTGTGGCAGATCCAGACGATCGCGCGATCGCGGTGGCCCGGGCTCAAGGCCATGGAGGGCATGGCGATCACCATCCCGCTCTTCGTCCTGATGTACGCCGCGGCCTGCTTTCTGATGGAGCACAGTGCGCCGGGAAGCTTCAGTGAACCGCTGACGCGCACGGACGCGCTGTACTTCGCGATGACCGTGTTCAGCACCGTCGGATTCGGGGACATCAGCGCGCGCAGTGAGCCGGCCCGGCTGCTGACCACCGGGCAGATCGCCGTGGATCTGCTCCTGCTGGGGGTGGCGGCCCGGCTCCTCGCGAACGCGGTCCAGCGGGGCCGGCTACGCCGCGACCGGTCGGCCGGCCTCGACGAGGGCGACGGCATGCCGCCTTCCCCGTGA
- the cynR gene encoding transcriptional regulator CynR, whose translation MALELRHLRYLLAVAEQASFTRAAERLRISQPTLSQQIKQLERTVGAQLLDRTGRTIRLTDAGEAYAHYARRALRDLAAAERAVVDVADLSRGHLRLAVTPTFTAYLVGPLAAALHIHHPGITLDVREMTQDRIETGLLADDLDLGIAFHASHLTGITPTALFTEHLSLVTGIDRSGGTDTRPLPVRDLAAHQLALLSGDFATRSHIDAYFTDHKVRPHIAVEANSIQALTEIVQRTDLATVLPDALTHEHPRLVPVTVEPALPARTVALLHRENAYQSAAARAFIGLIHDHIRSRDYAPA comes from the coding sequence ATGGCTCTGGAACTGCGTCACCTTCGCTATCTGCTCGCCGTGGCGGAGCAGGCCAGCTTCACCCGTGCCGCCGAACGTCTGCGCATCTCCCAACCCACCCTCTCCCAACAGATCAAGCAGCTCGAACGCACCGTCGGCGCCCAACTGCTCGACCGCACCGGCCGCACCATCCGTCTGACCGACGCCGGCGAGGCCTACGCGCACTACGCCCGCAGGGCCCTCCGCGACCTGGCCGCGGCCGAACGCGCCGTCGTGGACGTCGCCGATCTCTCCCGCGGCCACCTGCGCCTCGCCGTCACCCCCACCTTCACCGCCTACCTCGTCGGCCCCCTCGCCGCGGCGCTCCACATCCACCACCCCGGCATCACCCTGGACGTGCGGGAAATGACCCAGGACCGCATCGAGACCGGCCTGCTGGCCGACGACCTCGACCTCGGCATCGCCTTCCACGCCTCCCACCTGACCGGCATCACCCCCACGGCCCTGTTCACCGAGCACCTCAGCCTCGTCACCGGCATCGACCGGTCCGGAGGGACCGACACGCGGCCACTGCCCGTTCGGGACCTCGCCGCACACCAACTGGCCCTGCTGAGCGGCGATTTCGCGACCCGCAGCCATATCGACGCCTACTTCACCGACCACAAGGTGCGGCCCCACATCGCCGTGGAAGCCAACTCCATCCAGGCCCTGACCGAAATCGTCCAACGCACCGACCTGGCCACCGTCCTGCCCGACGCCCTCACCCACGAGCACCCCCGCCTCGTCCCCGTCACGGTCGAACCGGCCCTCCCCGCCCGCACCGTCGCCCTCCTCCATCGCGAGAACGCCTACCAGAGCGCCGCCGCCCGCGCCTTCATCGGCCTCATCCACGACCACATCCGTAGCCGTGACTACGCCCCGGCCTGA
- a CDS encoding VOC family protein has protein sequence MNGPYKPGTPCWIDLMVPDQQAAIDFYCDLFGWQGEVGPAEQGGYAVCTLKGKPVAGIMKASNPDGSVPDPLPPTVWTTYLSTADIDGTLASVSDAGGTVMMGPMGVMDLGRMAVIADPTGAVVGLWQPGTFDGAGIVNEHGALIWNELTTADLPAASAFYSSVLPVTTARSEMPGAEEYIEFKVDGRAVGGMMDLSKLPPGVPPHWQPYFHADSVDEVQAAAVRAGGSVLAPAFDMAAGRMAVLADPQGGAFSVITASAPEQP, from the coding sequence ATGAACGGCCCCTACAAGCCCGGCACCCCGTGCTGGATCGACCTGATGGTTCCCGACCAGCAGGCCGCCATCGACTTCTACTGCGACCTCTTCGGCTGGCAGGGCGAGGTCGGCCCCGCCGAGCAGGGCGGCTATGCCGTCTGCACCCTCAAGGGCAAGCCGGTCGCCGGGATCATGAAGGCGAGCAACCCGGACGGCAGCGTCCCCGACCCGCTGCCGCCGACGGTGTGGACCACCTACCTGTCCACCGCCGACATCGACGGCACCCTCGCGTCCGTCAGCGACGCGGGCGGCACGGTCATGATGGGCCCGATGGGCGTCATGGACCTCGGCCGGATGGCCGTGATCGCCGATCCGACGGGCGCGGTCGTCGGCCTGTGGCAGCCGGGCACCTTCGACGGTGCGGGCATCGTCAACGAGCACGGCGCGCTCATCTGGAACGAGCTGACCACCGCCGACCTCCCGGCCGCCTCCGCGTTCTACTCATCCGTCCTGCCGGTCACCACGGCCCGCTCCGAGATGCCCGGCGCCGAGGAGTACATCGAGTTCAAGGTCGACGGCCGCGCGGTCGGGGGGATGATGGACCTGTCCAAGCTCCCGCCGGGCGTTCCCCCGCACTGGCAGCCGTACTTCCACGCGGACAGCGTCGACGAGGTCCAGGCCGCGGCCGTCCGTGCCGGCGGCAGCGTCCTCGCCCCCGCCTTCGACATGGCGGCCGGCCGAATGGCCGTCCTCGCCGACCCGCAGGGCGGAGCCTTCTCGGTGATCACCGCCTCCGCCCCCGAGCAGCCCTGA